One Tetrapisispora phaffii CBS 4417 chromosome 2, complete genome genomic region harbors:
- the TPHA0B03040 gene encoding uncharacterized protein (similar to Saccharomyces cerevisiae TIF2 (YJL138C) and TIF1 (YKR059W); ancestral locus Anc_1.211), giving the protein MSAEGISEVEENQIQTNYDKVVYNFDDMNLKEELLKGVYGYGFEEPSAIQQRAILPIVEKHDVLAQAQSGTGKTGTFSIAALERIDSSIKSPQALILAPTRELALQIQKVVIALALHMDVKVHACIGGTSFVEDSEGLRDAQIVVGTPGRVSDNIQRRRFKTDNIKMFILDEADEMLSSGFREQIYQIFTMLPPTTQVVLLSATLPNDVLEVTTKFMRNPVRILVKKDELTLEGIKQFYINVEEDDYKFDCLTDLYDSISVTQAVIFCNTRRKVEELTQKLTENNFTVSSIYSDLPQQERDVIMKEFRSGSSRILISTDLLARGIDVQQVSLVINYDLPTNKENYIHRIGRGGRFGRKGVAINFVTNQDVGAMRELEQFYSTQIEELPADVAEMFA; this is encoded by the coding sequence ATGTCTGCTGAAGGTATTTCtgaagttgaagaaaatcAAATCCAAACCAACTATGACAAAGTTGTCTACAATTTCGATGACATGAACTTGAAAGAGGAATTGTTAAAGGGTGTTTACGGTTATGGTTTTGAAGAACCATCTGCTATTCAACAACGTGCTATCTTACCAATTGTTGAAAAACACGATGTCTTAGCTCAAGCTCAATCTGGTACTGGTAAGACTGGTACTTTCTCCATTGCTGCTTTAGAAAGAATCGACAGTTCTATTAAATCCCCACAAGCTTTGATCTTAGCTCCAACCAGAGAATTAGCTttacaaattcaaaaggTTGTTATTGCTTTAGCTTTACACATGGACGTCAAAGTTCACGCTTGTATCGGTGGTACTTCTTTCGTTGAAGATAGTGAGGGTTTAAGAGATGCTCAAATTGTTGTTGGTACCCCAGGTCGTGTTTCTGACAACAtccaaagaagaagattcaAGACTGACAATATCAAGATGTTCATCTTAGATGAAGCCGATGAAATGTTATCTTCTGGTTTCAGAGAACAAATTTACCAAATTTTCACCATGTTACCACCAACCACCCAAGTTGTCTTATTATCTGCTACTTTACCAAATGATGTCTTAGAAGTTACCACTAAATTCATGAGAAACCCAGTTAGAATCTTAGTCAAGAAGGATGAATTAACTTTAGAAGGtattaaacaattctaCATTAACGTCGAAGAAGACGACTACAAATTTGACTGTTTGACCGATTTATACGATTCTATCTCTGTCACCCAAGCTGTTATTTTCTGTAACACCAGAAGAAAGGTCGAAGAATTAACTCAGAAATTAACCGAAAACAACTTCACTGTTTCCTCCATTTACTCTGACTTACCACAACAGGAAAGAGATGTCATCATGAAGGAATTCAGATCTGGTTCTTCCAGAATTTTAATCTCTACAGATTTATTAGCTAGAGGTATTGATGTTCAACAAGTCTCCTTGGTTATTAACTACGATTTACCAACCAACAAAGAAAACTATATTCACAGAATTGGTAGAGGTGGTCGTTTCGGTAGAAAGGGTGTTGCTATCAACTTCGTCACTAACCAAGATGTCGGTGCTATGAGAGAATTAGAACAATTCTACTCCACTCAAATCGAAGAATTACCAGCTGATGTCGCTGAAATGTTCGCTTGA
- the RHO4 gene encoding Rho family GTPase RHO4 (similar to Saccharomyces cerevisiae RHO4 (YKR055W); ancestral locus Anc_1.215) has translation MTDLLDSYSATTAVTDTINANKNVDKVNVLDYYVDDINQNSITNSSSHTKMNGSDSLIVSNSNKSQTHTSVVDTPGMVLLNINSPELNIEDSDVISYQHMKNNNENTPKYSNCIPIKIVTLGDSSVGKTSLLLTYIQNNGNEKNSTDENKIPKVLDEYRHYVEGPYNKQIEFSLWDVSADKKDENYRPFAYDEADIIFICYSIDNPSSLINAENIWVPEVKHFTTGIPIILVGLKRDLYFDDTLDLEDNLILSKEAEEVYKNLKLNGHIQVSSKTNYKVNELFSSTINMLINKKLAETQGASDFMKNIIPTKKKININHLIPIPKLRIKKRDQNVLYYKELMLQL, from the coding sequence atgaCTGATCTATTAGATAGTTATTCGGCAACAACTGCTGTCACTGATACTATAAATGCCAATAAGAATGTCGATAAGGTAAATGTTTTAGATTATTATGTTGATGATATTAACCAGAACAGCATTACAAACTCCAGTAGTCATACGAAAATGAATGGATCCGATTCATTGATTGTATCAAACTCTAACAAGTCACAGACGCATACTAGCGTCGTCGATACCCCAGGCATGgttttgttaaatattaatagtcCCGAATTGAATATAGAGGATAGTGATGTGATCAGTTACCAACACATgaagaataataatgaaaacacTCCTAAATACAGTAATTGTATTCCAATAAAAATAGTCACGCTAGGTGACTCTAGTGTAGGGAAGACCTCTTTACTTTTAACATATATCCAAAATAATGGTAATGAAAAGAATTCCACTGATGAGAATAAGATACCGAAGGTCTTGGACGAATACAGACATTATGTTGAAGGACCttataataaacaaatcGAGTTTTCATTATGGGATGTTTCGGCAGATAAGAAAGACGAAAACTATAGACCATTTGCATATGACGAGGcagatattattttcatatgTTATTCGATCGATAATCCAtcttcattaataaatgcTGAAAATATTTGGGTTCCTGAAGTAAAACATTTTACTACGGGAATTCCTATAATATTAGTGGGTTTGAAAAGAGacttatattttgatgacACATTAGATTTAGAAGATAATTTGATACTGAGCAAAGAAGCAGAAGAAGTCTAcaagaatttaaaattaaatggGCATATACAAGTTTCGTCCaaaacaaattataaagTCAACGAGTTGTTTTCTTCAACTATTAATATGCTTATTAACAAAAAGTTAGCCGAAACTCAAGGAGCATCTGATTTCATGAAGAATATCATTCCcacaaagaagaaaataaacatCAATCATCTAATACCAATACCAAAActaagaataaaaaaaagagaTCAAAATGTTCTATATTATAAGGAACTCATGTTGCagctttaa
- the AIM23 gene encoding Aim23p (similar to Saccharomyces cerevisiae YJL131C; ancestral locus Anc_1.222): MLALKDKVSYSSASSLMSCIRHFSHSRCILYELNFDKTSTALNSSIKVNSEKIKGETKSNEDGKSIKFSLADLYNKTQKSNVRSSNYSNSYKSRSFKSNPIILQKKSSNLPNWINGTEKAKLAATLTYKEILKHNKFGKIKTINPTTGKLTDSKIQDIIRNIDLDKNGIQIVNFEKNMDESITPIVKIIESKIALEKYSQDLAKIKNQELVESGSSANKFKGKKPNEKSAKSIKYIRITWRIENDDLRRQKAHEIQTALKRGMKVHIFIDDNYNASNNWITDFELHLNDSDHKLTKSENTKRESLVKTLEQIFQSDSISPIIAGSIKSKMLIKLSPIQEKTESKGDSNKDNKAKDLKTQKKLLRQQKLEERTKRKQERLKRNML, from the coding sequence atGTTAGCGTTGAAAGATAAAGTTTCATACAGTTCTGCATCTTCCTTAATGAGTTGTATTAGACATTTTTCGCATTCAAGATGTATTTTATATGAActaaattttgataaaacatCAACGGCATTAAATTCATCTATCAAAGTAAACTCAGAAAAGATAAAAGGGGAAACTAAATCGAATGAAGATGGGAAATCAATCAAATTTAGTTTGGCAGACCTATATAATAAAACGCAAAAATCCAATGTAAGATCATCAAATTATTCTAATTCATACAAAAGCAGGTCATTCAAAAGCAACCCGATTATTTTGCAGAAAAAATCTAGCAACCTCCCGAATTGGATTAACGGTACTGAGAAGGCAAAACTCGCAGCAACTTTAACatataaagaaattttaaaacataatAAGTTTGGGAAAATTAAAACGATTAATCCCACAACAGGCAAATTGACAGATTCCAAAATACAAGATATAATTAGGAACATCGATTTAGATAAAAATGGGATTCAAATTgtcaattttgaaaaaaatatggaCGAATCGATAACACCTATTGTTAAAATCATTGAGAGCAAAATTGCACTTGAAAAATATAGTCAAGATTTAGCCAAGATTAAAAATCAAGAATTAGTGGAAAGCGGTTCCAGTgccaataaatttaaaggtAAAAAGCCTAATGAAAAATCTGCAAAAAGTATAAAATACATAAGAATAACTTGGAGAATAGAAAATGATGACTTAAGAAGGCAGAAAGCTCACGAAATACAAACTGCTTTGAAAAGGGGAATGAAAgttcatatatttattgatgataattACAATGCATCTAATAACTGGATAACTGATTTTGAACTCCATTTAAATGACAGTGACCACAAGCTGACTAAAAGTGAAAATACAAAAAGAGAATCTCTGGTGAAGACCCTTGAGCAAATATTCCAATCAGATTCTATATCGCCAATTATTGCAGGTTCCATAAAGTCAAAAATGCTAATAAAACTATCACCTATTCAAGAGAAAACTGAAAGTAAAGGTGACAGcaataaagataataaagCAAAGGATCTAAAAACTCAGAAAAAACTTTTAAGACAACAAAAGTTAGAAGAGAGgacaaaaagaaaacaagaAAGACTAAAGCGGAATATGTTATGA
- the LCB3 gene encoding sphinganine kinase LCB3 (similar to Saccharomyces cerevisiae LCB3 (YJL134W) and YSR3 (YKR053C); ancestral locus Anc_1.217): MTHLTIARTRSLSNPNVFSGSKENILVDPGNHPDSHFEPHMSPLRFKMRSYLLQYTDSQSTYLAKWQQYYRSDFLDIYFSYSASLASHTFYVICLPIPVFFDQYNLVRDLVYIIGSSIYLSGFLKDYWCLPRPQSPPVKRITLSEYTSKEYGAPSSHTANAVGVTLLFLLRIWQHDYISIGWKLFYLCLAIFYNLTLVLGRVYCGMHGILDITSGAIIGVICFLARLTIPPFLKSMNFHPSEYLLFPMISTACGLFILLYQTVPIDVCPCFDDTVAFIGVLVGMDVSHWAIERYSLEHVVNNLGDLERASTLLVSTKFLLGVILVVVWKYALSKPFLIFLLKNILRIKDDRKLIEAKVTAWQAEHPHECAPYFGRSKFEIYLRFLSYIGIPLTVLLFCPYLFTTIGLIVP, translated from the coding sequence ATGACACATTTAACCATAGCCAGAACTAGAAGTCTATCAAATCCGAATGTTTTCAGCGGTTCCAAAGAAAACATTCTGGTCGATCCTGGGAATCATCCAGACTCTCATTTTGAACCACATATGTCTCCCCTGAGATTCAAAATGAGATCATATCTTTTACAATATACAGACTCACAATCAACTTATTTGGCAAAATGGCAGCAATACTACAGATCAGATTTTctagatatttatttttcatattcTGCATCCTTAGCCTCACACACTTTCTATGTTATATGTTTACCAATACCAGTATTCTTTGATCAGTATAACTTGGTACGGGATTTGGTTTATATAATCGGCtcttcaatttatttaagtGGATTCTTAAAGGATTATTGGTGTTTGCCAAGGCCCCAGTCACCACCAGTGAAAAGAATAACATTAAGTGAGTATACATCAAAAGAATATGGTGCCCCAAGCTCACACACTGCCAATGCAGTTGGTGTAACGttactatttttattaagaaTATGGCAGCAtgattatatttcaatagGATGGAAGCTATTTTACTTATGCTTAGCAATATTCTACAATCTGACACTTGTTTTGGGCAGAGTGTACTGCGGTATGCATGGTATACTAGATATAACAAGTGGAGCAATAATAGGGGTTATTTGCTTCTTGGCAAGATTGACGATTCCACCGTTTTTGAAATCTATGAATTTTCACCCGAGCGAGTATTTACTATTCCCTATGATAAGCACAGCATGCggtttatttattttgcTATATCAGACCGTACCAATCGATGTATGTCCATGCTTTGACGACACTGTTGCATTCATCGGGGTTTTAGTAGGTATGGATGTGTCTCATTGGGCAATTGAAAGATATTCACTTGAACATGTGGTGAACAATTTGGGCGATCTGGAACGTGCAAGCACCTTACTTGTATCGACTAAGTTTTTATTAGGTGTCATACTTGTCGTTGTTTGGAAATATGCATTAAGTAAAccatttttgatatttttattaaagaacATATTAAGAATCAAAGACGATAGAAAATTAATCGAAGCTAAAGTAACTGCATGGCAAGCTGAACACCCACACGAATGTGCACCATACTTTGGTAGGtctaaatttgaaatatatttaagatTTCTCAGTTATATTGGAATACCATTAactgttttattattctgtCCATACCTTTTCACTACAATTGGACTAATCGTCCCATGA
- the TPHA0B03080 gene encoding uncharacterized protein (similar to Saccharomyces cerevisiae MRS3 (YJL133W) and MRS4 (YKR052C); ancestral locus Anc_1.219), producing the protein MSGVEEIDYEALPDSASLSSQLMAGAFAGIMEHFVMFPFDALKTRIQSQTQSTLPKNLIKQISKITTTEGSLALWKGVQSMILGAGPAHAVYFSTYEYMKKTLIDQKDMQTHQPLKTALSGATATIASDALMNPFDTIKQRMQLSGSEKTWSVTKNIYHKEGLRAFYYSYPTTIAMNIPFVSLNFVIYESSTKLFNPTNEYNPLVHCLCGGLSGATCAAITTPLDCIKTVLQVRGSKSVSLEVMKKANTFRKAADAIYHVHGWKGFLRGIKPRIIANVPATAISWTAYECAKHFLMENRTDHVNN; encoded by the coding sequence ATGTCTGgtgttgaagaaattgattatGAGGCTTTACCTGATTCTGCTTCATTAAGTTCCCAATTAATGGCAGGTGCATTTGCAGGTATTATGGAACATTTTGTTATGTTTCCATTTGATGCATTAAAAACTAGAATTCAATCTCAAACTCAATCTACTTtaccaaaaaatttaatcaaacaaatttccaaaattaCTACGACTGAAGGTTCTTTAGCATTATGGAAAGGTGTACAATCGATGATTCTTGGTGCAGGTCCTGCTCACGCTGTATATTTTAGTACATATGAGTACATGAAGAAAACGTTAATCGATCAAAAAGATATGCAAACACATCAACCTTTAAAAACAGCACTAAGTGGTGCTACTGCCACAATTGCATCTGACGCTTTAATGAATCCATTTGATACCATTAAGCAAAGAATGCAATTGAGTGGCTCTGAAAAAACTTGGTCAgttacaaaaaatatttatcataaGGAAGGTCTACGAGCATTTTACTACTCCTACCCAACCACAATTGCGATGAACATTCCTTTTGTTTCATTAAACTTTGTTATCTATGAATCATCTACCAAATTATTTAACCCCACCAACGAGTATAACCCATTAGTCCATTGTTTATGTGGTGGTTTAAGTGGTGCTACATGTGCTGCTATCACCACTCCATTAGATTGTATTAAGACAGTTCTACAAGTCAGAGGTTCCAAATCTGTATCATTAGAAGTCATGAAAAAAGCTAATACATTCAGAAAAGCTGCAGATGCTATTTATCACGTTCATGGTTGGAAAGGGTTTTTGAGAGGTATTAAACCTAGAATTATTGCAAATGTCCCAGCCACTGCTATCTCATGGACTGCATATGAATGTGCAAAGCACTTTTTGATGGAAAATAGAACCGATCATGTTAATAActaa
- the RPS21B gene encoding 40S ribosomal protein eS21 (similar to Saccharomyces cerevisiae RPS21B (YJL136C) and RPS21A (YKR057W); ancestral locus Anc_1.213), which translates to MENDKGQLVELYVPRKCSATNNIIKAKDHASVQINVAKVDEEGRAIPGEYITYALSGKVRGSGEADDALNRLAQNDGLLKNVWSYSR; encoded by the exons ATGGAAAACGATAAAGGTCAATTA GTCGAATTATACGTTCCAAGAAAGTGTTCTGCTACCAACAACATCATCAAAGCTAAGGACCATGCTTCCGTTCAAATCAATGTTGCCAAGGTCGATGAAGAAGGTAGAGCCATCCCAGGTGAATACATCACGTACGCTTTATCCGGTAAGGTTAGAGGTAGTGGTGAAGCCGATGACGCTTTAAACCGTTTAGCTCAAAACGATGGTTTATTAAAGAACGTCTGGTCTTACTCCCGTTAA
- the HFL1 gene encoding Hfl1p (similar to Saccharomyces cerevisiae YKR051W; ancestral locus Anc_1.220), whose translation MINDDSKVLSVIKFLCFLSSTIAITISFYDIVRHFQNYRKPLEQRLTIRILLVVPIFSLTCFISIVKPGFAHFVTDPIREVYEAFIIFTFFSLLTLILGGERKIVSELSLEHGTIKQPVFIIGNFLKPLDLSDPEDFLQVKRGILQYVWFKPLYCCSLLALETWKSIKARYLLLFLYNISVTWSLYNLALFWIYFAPNLKKFHPWSKFLCVKLIIFASYWQSVIIELLISVGIMGSSGDGPEERAHFSYICQNTVLCLEMIFFALLHVKAFSWSDYSYKILPKCARMEFMYALRDTFCAYDVKWDFKHTLLVGSNYYTYQNFDITYTDGDLMAAMSFESRNRQLHKGFRFSNDGRQRYQITDYGSILDGDPLRAAVSYGSKNASHELEEEAWDNSIGEMQYRIDDPNYPVIWEVAGHRYTNDMNTIRESLRNSNGYN comes from the coding sequence ATGATTAATGATGATTCAAAGGTACTCTCtgtaattaaatttttgtgCTTTTTGTCTTCTACTATAGCAATTACTATATCATTTTATGATATAGTTCGACATTTCCAAAACTACAGAAAACCGTTAGAGCAAAGGTTAACTATTAGGATACTGCTGGTTGTACCTATATTTAGTTTGACTTGTTTCATTTCCATAGTGAAACCTGGATTTGCTCATTTCGTAACTGACCCAATTAGGGAAGTATATGAAGCATTTATCATATTTACGTTCTTCTCGTTATTAACTCTAATATTAGGTGGTGAAAGGAAAATTGTCTCAGAGTTATCATTGGAACATGGTACTATAAAGCAGCCGGTATTTATCATTggtaattttttgaaaccACTAGATCTCTCAGATCCTGAAGACTTTCTCCAAGTAAAGAGAGGTATCCTTCAATATGTTTGGTTCAAGCCGTTATATTGCTGCAGTCTTTTAGCATTGGAAACCTGGAAATCTATAAAAGCAAGATACTTACTATTGTTTCTATACAATATATCGGTAACTTGGTCCCTCTACAATTTAGCTTTGTTCTGGATATATTTTGCAccaaatttaaagaagttTCATCCTTGGAGCAAATTTCTATGTGTTAAACTAATTATATTTGCATCATATTGGCAAAGTGTTATAATAGAACTTCTTATTTCGGTTGGAATAATGGGTAGCAGCGGAGATGGACCTGAGGAAAGAGCTCATTTTAGCTATATTTGTCAAAATACAGTCTTATGCTTagaaatgatattttttgcCTTACTACATGTTAAAGCATTTTCATGGTCAGATTACTCGTACAAAATTTTACCCAAATGTGCTAGAATGGAATTCATGTACGCTTTGAGGGACACTTTCTGTGCGTATGATGTAAAATGGGATTTCAAACATACTTTACTCGTTGGTTCTAATTATTATACCTATCAAAACTTTGACATAACATATACGGACGGGGATTTAATGGCGGCTATGTCTTTTGAGTCACGGAATAGGCAACTTCATAAAGGATTTCGATTTAGCAATGATGGAAGGCAAAGGTATCAAATAACCGATTATGGTAGCATCTTGGATGGTGATCCTCTTAGAGCTGCTGTTTCTTATGGAAGCAAAAACGCATCTCACGAACTAGAAGAGGAGGCTTGGGATAACAGCATAGGAGAAATGCAGTATAGAATTGATGATCCGAACTATCCAGTAATTTGGGAAGTAGCAGGTCATCGTTATACCAATGATATGAATACTATCCGTGAGAGTTTACGAAATTCTAATggatataattaa